One window of Sinorhizobium fredii NGR234 genomic DNA carries:
- a CDS encoding MotE family protein — protein sequence MTGTMDLLPGKSRRTLLAAAGGALMLVMPGAFAQDVTAPPAENGATNEIQQFCTNIADAARDQRYLLQRKDLETLQASVDERIATLEKRRAEYEDWLKRRNDFLKQAELGLVDIYKTMKPDAAAGKLEMVRPEIAAAIVMKLPARQSSLILSEMSDEKAAVLTNIISSASDPNTSKEPS from the coding sequence ATGACCGGAACTATGGACCTTCTTCCCGGCAAGTCTCGCCGCACGCTGTTGGCCGCGGCCGGCGGAGCACTGATGCTGGTTATGCCGGGCGCATTCGCGCAGGACGTGACCGCGCCTCCTGCCGAAAACGGCGCGACCAACGAAATCCAGCAGTTCTGCACCAATATTGCCGATGCGGCGCGCGACCAGCGCTACCTCCTGCAGCGCAAGGATCTTGAGACCCTGCAGGCGAGCGTCGACGAACGCATTGCGACGCTGGAAAAACGCCGGGCCGAATACGAGGACTGGCTGAAGCGCCGCAACGATTTCCTCAAGCAGGCGGAACTCGGCCTCGTCGACATCTACAAGACGATGAAGCCCGACGCCGCCGCCGGCAAGCTCGAGATGGTACGGCCGGAGATCGCCGCAGCGATCGTCATGAAGCTGCCGGCACGCCAATCCTCGCTGATCCTCAGCGAGATGAGCGACGAGAAGGCGGCGGTGCTCACCAACATCATTTCCAGCGCCAGCGACCCGAACACCTCGAAGGAGCCATCATGA
- the flgH gene encoding flagellar basal body L-ring protein FlgH produces MRMQLTAVLAASLLAGCQNQAFREIGQAPSMSPIGSGLQYTQAPQLAAYPKQPHQMTAGYSLWNDQQAALFKDARAINVGDILTVDIQIDDKASFNNETDRSRTNSSGFNLGASGESQTSDFEWSGNLKYGSNIKTEGDGKTERSEKLRLLVAAVVTGVLENGNLLISGSQEVRVNHELRILNVAGIVRPRDVDADNIISYDRIAEARISYGGRGRLMEVQQPPWGQQVVDLVSPI; encoded by the coding sequence ATGAGAATGCAACTTACGGCCGTTCTGGCCGCGAGCCTTCTTGCGGGATGCCAGAACCAGGCCTTCAGGGAGATCGGCCAGGCGCCGTCGATGAGCCCGATCGGCAGCGGCCTGCAATATACGCAGGCGCCGCAATTGGCGGCGTATCCGAAGCAGCCGCATCAGATGACCGCCGGATACTCGCTGTGGAACGACCAGCAGGCCGCCCTCTTCAAGGACGCGCGCGCGATCAATGTCGGCGATATCCTGACCGTCGATATCCAGATCGACGACAAGGCGTCGTTCAACAACGAAACGGACCGCAGCCGCACCAATTCCAGCGGCTTCAACCTCGGCGCCAGCGGTGAATCGCAGACCAGCGACTTCGAATGGTCCGGCAATCTCAAATACGGGTCGAACATCAAGACCGAAGGCGACGGTAAGACCGAGCGCTCCGAGAAGCTCCGGCTGCTCGTCGCCGCCGTTGTCACCGGTGTCCTGGAGAACGGCAATCTGCTGATCAGCGGCTCGCAGGAAGTGCGCGTCAACCACGAACTGCGCATCCTCAATGTCGCCGGCATCGTCCGGCCGCGGGATGTCGACGCCGACAATATCATTTCCTACGACCGCATTGCCGAGGCGCGTATCTCCTACGGTGGCCGCGGCCGGCTGATGGAAGTGCAGCAGCCGCCATGGGGCCAGCAGGTCGTCGATCTCGTCTCACCGATTTGA
- a CDS encoding flagellar basal body-associated FliL family protein translates to MEEIDIKQQKSPSLVMTIAAVAVLTLVAGGGGWLVGIFLAPPPAEKAEAVAEVPENATGEEGLPKIATEANGIVQLEPITTNLAYPAENWVRVEVALQFKGVPDVALAEEIHQDIIAYLKTVSLQQIQGPRGFQYLRDDIQERVDLRSDGRVTNVMFRTFVIQ, encoded by the coding sequence ATGGAAGAAATCGACATCAAGCAACAAAAGTCCCCGTCGCTGGTGATGACCATCGCCGCAGTCGCCGTACTGACGCTCGTCGCCGGCGGCGGCGGCTGGCTTGTCGGCATATTTCTGGCGCCGCCACCGGCCGAGAAGGCGGAAGCGGTGGCCGAAGTCCCCGAGAATGCCACCGGCGAGGAGGGCCTTCCGAAGATCGCCACAGAAGCCAACGGTATCGTCCAGCTCGAACCGATCACCACGAACCTTGCCTATCCGGCGGAGAACTGGGTTCGCGTCGAGGTCGCGCTGCAGTTCAAGGGCGTCCCTGACGTCGCGCTCGCGGAAGAAATCCACCAGGACATCATCGCCTACCTCAAGACCGTGTCGCTGCAGCAAATCCAGGGGCCGCGCGGCTTTCAATATCTCCGGGATGACATCCAGGAACGGGTTGACCTGCGCTCCGACGGGCGCGTAACCAATGTGATGTTCCGAACCTTCGTCATCCAATGA
- the fliP gene encoding flagellar type III secretion system pore protein FliP (The bacterial flagellar biogenesis protein FliP forms a type III secretion system (T3SS)-type pore required for flagellar assembly.) — protein MLRIAAFIVAMMAMSGIAGAQSFPADILNTPVDGSVASWIIRTFGLLTVLSVAPGILIMVTSFPRFVIAFAILRSGMGLATTPSNMIMVSLALFMTFYVMAPTFDRAWREGIDPLLKNEISETEALPRVSEPFREFMLANTRDKDLQLFIDIAREKGQTVVVDDKVDLRAVVPAFMISEIRRGFEIGFLIMLPFLVIDLIVSTITMAMGMMMLPPTSISLPFKILFFVLIDGWNLLVGSLVRSFT, from the coding sequence ATGCTCCGGATTGCTGCCTTCATAGTCGCCATGATGGCGATGTCGGGAATTGCCGGGGCGCAGAGCTTTCCCGCCGATATTCTGAACACGCCGGTCGATGGTTCGGTCGCCTCCTGGATCATCCGCACATTCGGGCTGTTGACCGTCCTTTCGGTCGCCCCGGGCATCCTGATCATGGTGACGAGCTTTCCCCGTTTCGTCATCGCCTTTGCGATCCTGCGCTCGGGCATGGGGCTTGCGACCACACCGTCGAACATGATCATGGTGTCGCTGGCGCTGTTCATGACCTTCTACGTGATGGCGCCCACCTTCGACCGCGCCTGGCGCGAGGGCATCGATCCGCTGTTGAAGAACGAGATTTCCGAGACCGAGGCGCTGCCGCGGGTATCCGAGCCGTTCCGTGAGTTCATGCTCGCCAACACGCGCGACAAGGACCTGCAGCTCTTCATCGACATCGCCCGCGAGAAGGGCCAGACCGTCGTCGTCGACGACAAGGTCGATCTGCGCGCCGTCGTGCCGGCCTTCATGATTTCGGAGATCCGCCGCGGCTTCGAGATCGGCTTCCTGATCATGCTGCCCTTCCTGGTCATCGATCTCATCGTCTCGACCATCACCATGGCGATGGGCATGATGATGCTGCCGCCGACGTCGATCTCGCTGCCCTTCAAGATCCTGTTCTTCGTGCTGATCGACGGCTGGAACCTGCTCGTCGGCAGTCTGGTGCGCTCCTTCACTTAA
- a CDS encoding flagellin has product MASILTNSSATAALQTLRSISSSMEDTQNRISTGMRVGSASDNAAYWSIATTMRSDNAALSSVTDALGMGAAKVDTAYAGMEAAIDVVKEIKAKIVAATEEGVDGAKVQEEIDQLQDQLLSIAESASFNGENWIAGEAATKTVVTGFVRASDGTVSIKTSSYTLTDAADGTLLFADDGAGGLDTATGILGTAGTNGNDVYGLDISAMDATALGEALSDVEDALTAMTSAASSLGSMSTRIDLQADFVSELSDSIENGIGRLVDADMNEESTRLKALQTQQQLAIQALSIANSDSQNILSLFR; this is encoded by the coding sequence ATGGCAAGCATTCTCACCAACAGCTCGGCAACGGCCGCTCTGCAGACGCTGCGCTCCATCTCCTCCAGCATGGAAGACACGCAGAACCGCATTTCGACCGGCATGCGTGTCGGCTCTGCTTCCGACAACGCCGCTTACTGGTCGATCGCGACCACCATGCGTTCTGACAACGCAGCCCTTTCGTCGGTCACCGACGCGCTCGGCATGGGCGCCGCCAAGGTCGACACCGCTTATGCCGGTATGGAAGCGGCCATCGACGTCGTCAAGGAAATCAAGGCGAAGATCGTCGCCGCCACGGAAGAAGGCGTCGACGGCGCTAAGGTCCAGGAAGAAATCGACCAGCTCCAGGACCAGCTCCTGAGCATCGCGGAATCCGCCTCCTTCAACGGTGAAAACTGGATCGCCGGTGAAGCTGCCACGAAGACCGTCGTTACCGGTTTCGTCCGTGCTTCGGACGGCACAGTTTCGATCAAGACGTCCAGCTACACGCTGACAGATGCGGCCGACGGTACGCTCCTCTTTGCCGACGATGGCGCCGGTGGACTTGATACCGCGACCGGTATCCTCGGCACCGCAGGTACGAACGGCAATGACGTCTACGGCCTCGATATCTCTGCAATGGACGCCACGGCTCTCGGAGAAGCTCTCTCCGACGTCGAAGACGCCCTGACGGCAATGACCAGCGCCGCCTCGTCGCTCGGTTCGATGTCGACCCGTATCGATCTGCAGGCCGACTTCGTTTCCGAACTCAGCGACTCGATCGAAAACGGTATCGGCCGCCTCGTCGATGCCGACATGAACGAGGAGTCGACCCGCCTGAAGGCCCTGCAGACGCAGCAGCAACTCGCCATCCAGGCCCTGTCGATCGCCAACTCCGACTCGCAGAACATCCTGTCGCTCTTCCGCTAA
- a CDS encoding flagellin has translation MTSILTNIAAMSALETLRSIGSNMETTQGRVSSGLRVGEASDNAAYWSIATTMRSDNMALSAVQDALGLGAAKVDTAYAGMESAIEVVKEIKAKVVTATEEGVDKAKVQEEIDQLQEQLLSIAESASFSGENWIGGVAGNTVTVVSGFVRASDSTVSVKTTSYALVDGVTGGNLLFSDDGTGALDTATGILGTAGASAGGYDVYSLDISALATADMNDVLSDVDDALSAMTSAAAELGSISMRIGLQEDFVAKLSDSIDSGVGRLVDADMNEESTRLKALQTQQQLAVQSLSIANSNSENVLQLFR, from the coding sequence ATGACAAGCATTCTTACCAACATCGCAGCCATGTCCGCACTCGAAACGCTGCGGAGCATCGGCTCCAACATGGAAACGACCCAGGGCCGCGTCTCCTCCGGCCTGCGCGTCGGCGAAGCCTCGGACAACGCCGCCTACTGGTCCATTGCGACCACGATGCGTTCGGACAACATGGCCCTCTCCGCCGTCCAGGACGCCCTCGGCCTCGGCGCCGCCAAGGTCGATACCGCCTATGCCGGTATGGAATCGGCGATCGAAGTCGTGAAGGAAATCAAGGCTAAGGTCGTGACGGCAACTGAAGAAGGCGTCGACAAGGCCAAGGTCCAGGAAGAAATCGACCAGCTGCAGGAACAGCTGCTGTCGATCGCAGAGTCCGCTTCGTTCAGCGGCGAGAACTGGATCGGTGGCGTCGCCGGCAATACTGTGACCGTGGTCTCCGGCTTCGTCCGCGCTTCCGACAGCACGGTCTCGGTTAAGACCACGAGCTATGCGCTGGTTGACGGCGTCACGGGCGGCAACCTGCTGTTCAGCGACGACGGCACTGGTGCTCTCGATACGGCGACCGGTATCCTCGGCACTGCCGGCGCCTCTGCAGGCGGCTACGATGTCTACTCGCTGGATATCAGCGCGCTCGCAACGGCGGACATGAACGACGTGCTGTCGGACGTCGACGACGCTCTCTCGGCCATGACCAGTGCTGCCGCCGAGCTCGGTTCGATCTCCATGCGCATCGGCCTGCAGGAAGATTTCGTCGCAAAACTGTCCGACTCGATCGACTCCGGCGTCGGCCGCCTCGTCGATGCCGACATGAACGAGGAATCGACCCGCCTCAAGGCCCTGCAGACGCAGCAGCAGCTCGCTGTTCAGTCGCTGTCGATCGCCAACAGCAACTCGGAAAACGTTCTCCAGCTCTTCCGTTAA
- a CDS encoding flagellin, which produces MTSILTNTAAMAALQTLRAIDDNMETTQGRVSSGLRVGEAADNAAYWSIATTMRSDNMALSAVQDALGLGAAKVDTSYAAMESAIEVVKEIKSKIVAATEEGVDKTKIQEEIDQLQEQLMSIAESASFSGENWVAGDAADKSVVSGFVRASDGTVSVKTTTYTLDDTATGNLLFGGDGAGAIVDTNGILGTTGGATIGVSIYALDITGFDTAEMAEALTLVEDGLQAMTSAASELGSISMRIGLQEDFVAALTDSIDSGIGRLVDADMNEESTRLKALQTQQQLAVQSLSIANTNSENILQLFRQ; this is translated from the coding sequence ATGACCAGCATCCTGACGAACACGGCGGCGATGGCCGCACTTCAGACCCTCCGCGCCATCGACGACAACATGGAGACGACGCAGGGCCGCGTTTCTTCGGGGTTGCGTGTTGGCGAGGCGGCAGACAACGCCGCCTACTGGTCGATCGCCACAACGATGCGCTCCGACAACATGGCGCTCTCGGCCGTCCAGGACGCGCTCGGTCTCGGCGCTGCGAAGGTCGATACCTCCTATGCCGCGATGGAAAGCGCCATCGAAGTCGTCAAAGAAATCAAGTCGAAGATCGTCGCCGCTACCGAAGAAGGTGTCGATAAGACGAAGATCCAGGAAGAAATCGACCAGTTGCAGGAGCAACTGATGTCGATCGCCGAGTCTGCTTCCTTCAGTGGCGAAAACTGGGTGGCCGGCGACGCGGCCGATAAGAGCGTGGTCTCGGGCTTTGTGCGCGCCTCGGACGGCACCGTTTCGGTGAAGACGACAACCTACACGCTCGACGACACGGCGACCGGCAATCTGCTTTTCGGCGGTGACGGTGCCGGCGCCATCGTGGACACCAACGGCATTCTCGGCACCACCGGCGGCGCGACGATCGGCGTTTCCATCTATGCTCTCGATATCACCGGCTTCGACACCGCCGAAATGGCCGAAGCGCTGACCCTTGTCGAAGATGGCCTGCAGGCGATGACCAGCGCCGCCTCGGAGCTCGGCTCGATCTCCATGCGCATCGGGCTTCAGGAAGATTTTGTCGCGGCGCTGACCGACTCGATCGACTCCGGCATCGGCCGCCTCGTCGATGCCGACATGAACGAGGAATCGACCCGCCTGAAAGCCCTGCAGACGCAGCAGCAGCTCGCCGTCCAGTCGCTGTCGATCGCCAATACCAATTCGGAAAACATCCTCCAGCTCTTCCGCCAGTAG
- a CDS encoding flagellin produces MTSIMTNAAAMAALQTLRSINRNLDETQSRVSSGYRVETAADNAAYWSIATTMRSDNAALSTVQDALGLGAAKVDTAYAALDTVIDLMSEVKAKLVAAREPGVDKTKIDKELAQLKEQLVSAAQSASFSGENWLYNDAATAVGTKSIVASFNRSADGSVSVTTLDYDTSGSILVDVQDASRGLLTMAVDADTLVSAPTGSAREYYLIDAGSPPAGTEIALSETTTDEELDDMISVVDDLVSQLTNSAATLGAITSRIEMQENFVANLMDVIDKGVGRLVDADMNEESTRLKALQTQQQLGIQSLSIANTNSENILRLFQE; encoded by the coding sequence ATGACCAGCATCATGACCAACGCTGCCGCCATGGCGGCATTGCAGACCCTGCGTTCAATCAACAGAAATCTGGACGAGACCCAGAGCCGCGTGTCCTCCGGCTACCGCGTCGAGACCGCCGCGGACAATGCCGCCTATTGGTCGATCGCGACGACGATGCGGTCGGACAATGCCGCGCTTTCGACCGTGCAGGATGCGCTTGGCCTCGGTGCGGCCAAGGTCGATACCGCCTATGCCGCCCTGGACACGGTCATCGACCTGATGAGCGAGGTCAAGGCGAAGCTGGTGGCGGCGCGCGAGCCTGGCGTCGACAAGACCAAGATCGACAAGGAGCTTGCGCAGCTCAAGGAACAGCTGGTGTCGGCGGCTCAGTCCGCATCCTTCTCGGGTGAGAACTGGCTCTACAACGACGCAGCCACCGCGGTCGGCACCAAGTCCATCGTGGCCTCCTTCAATCGCAGCGCCGACGGCAGCGTCTCCGTAACGACGCTCGATTATGATACGTCGGGCTCCATTCTCGTGGACGTCCAGGACGCGAGCCGCGGCTTGCTGACGATGGCGGTGGATGCGGACACGCTCGTCTCGGCTCCGACGGGATCGGCGCGTGAATACTACCTGATCGACGCCGGCAGCCCGCCGGCCGGCACGGAAATTGCGCTTTCCGAAACGACCACTGACGAAGAGCTGGACGACATGATCAGTGTCGTCGATGACCTCGTCAGCCAGTTGACGAATTCGGCCGCGACCCTTGGTGCGATCACCAGCCGCATCGAAATGCAGGAAAACTTCGTCGCCAACCTGATGGATGTGATCGACAAGGGCGTCGGCCGTCTCGTCGACGCGGACATGAACGAGGAGTCGACGCGGTTGAAGGCGCTGCAGACCCAGCAGCAGCTCGGCATCCAGTCGCTGTCGATCGCCAATACCAACTCCGAAAACATCCTGAGACTGTTCCAGGAGTAA
- a CDS encoding MotB family protein: MSEESHHNGKNEIIIVKRSGDGHDGHHGGGWKIAYADFMTAMMAFFLVMWLINAANEETKAAIASYFNPVQLTDQKPAEKGLKNPAKDAQGEETQQRSKSDGEQTKSGGSAKTGDQLTATSGEETKYSDADFFENPYSVLSEIAKEAGQQANISAKGEGGAAQSGPATGAEGGEAYRDPFDPDFWTKQVEVKDAGNATEGDVADADAGNNPAAGEALKTAEARKGEVPLEQEAEAQQQQKEAEALKAEIEKAVGGEAGRLLEGLVVTPSEGGLLVTISEQTDAPMFAVGSAVPAKDLVLAMEKIGTLLAERQGAVAIRGHTDGRPFKDGTYDNWRLSAARAQSAYYMLVRGGLKEQRVNQISGFADRRLQVPNDPYAAANRRIEILLQSGQG; this comes from the coding sequence ATGAGCGAAGAAAGCCATCACAACGGCAAGAACGAAATCATCATCGTCAAGCGCTCCGGAGACGGCCACGACGGCCATCACGGCGGCGGATGGAAGATCGCCTATGCCGACTTCATGACCGCGATGATGGCCTTCTTCCTCGTCATGTGGCTGATCAACGCCGCCAACGAGGAGACGAAGGCGGCGATTGCCTCCTATTTCAATCCGGTGCAGCTCACCGATCAGAAGCCGGCAGAGAAGGGCCTGAAGAATCCGGCCAAGGATGCCCAGGGCGAAGAGACGCAGCAGCGCTCGAAGTCGGATGGCGAGCAGACGAAATCCGGCGGTTCCGCCAAGACCGGCGACCAGTTGACGGCCACTTCCGGCGAGGAGACGAAGTATTCCGACGCCGACTTCTTCGAGAACCCCTATTCGGTGCTCTCCGAGATCGCCAAGGAGGCCGGACAGCAGGCCAATATCAGCGCCAAGGGGGAGGGCGGTGCCGCCCAGTCGGGACCGGCGACCGGCGCCGAAGGCGGCGAGGCCTATCGCGATCCGTTCGATCCGGATTTCTGGACCAAGCAGGTTGAAGTCAAGGATGCCGGCAATGCCACTGAAGGCGACGTCGCGGATGCCGATGCCGGGAATAATCCGGCTGCCGGCGAAGCGCTGAAGACCGCGGAAGCCCGCAAAGGCGAGGTGCCGCTCGAGCAGGAAGCGGAAGCACAGCAGCAGCAGAAGGAGGCCGAAGCCCTCAAGGCCGAAATCGAGAAGGCGGTCGGCGGTGAGGCCGGACGGTTGCTCGAAGGGCTGGTGGTAACGCCATCCGAAGGCGGGCTGCTGGTGACGATCAGCGAGCAGACGGATGCGCCGATGTTTGCGGTGGGCTCTGCGGTTCCCGCGAAGGACCTCGTCCTCGCCATGGAAAAGATCGGCACGCTGCTCGCCGAGCGTCAGGGGGCCGTGGCGATCCGCGGCCACACGGATGGCCGCCCATTCAAGGACGGAACCTACGACAACTGGCGGCTGTCGGCGGCACGCGCCCAGAGCGCCTATTACATGCTGGTCCGCGGCGGTCTCAAGGAACAGCGCGTCAATCAGATCAGCGGCTTTGCGGACCGGCGCCTGCAGGTGCCGAACGATCCCTATGCTGCCGCCAACCGGCGGATCGAGATCCTGTTGCAGTCGGGGCAGGGTTGA
- the motC gene encoding chemotaxis protein MotC, with product MLKRLGAILATSVLAVPLAIGLARASETEELAPFKMVRSLQYVQDSVVLGDHSAIEMQRFMLNKIDKRLRAADEAIFRDPRNVDAALVYVMSGGNPETLDYLTDRDVEGNFDARVAEALRQYLRGKGPLIVENLAKAAPEYKNSRVGPYLFLILGNATSQQDPVAAMKYYDWARLTAPGTIIEEAALRRSVSLAVQAGDPEKGFRYALNYARRYLTSPYASQFADVFVELAVTHFDETVEKRVAEILAFMDQSRQREVYLRVARRAAIGGNQTLARLASSRAEELALDGGGQSQLLASFYDGLAAVPSEDVFTAAQTLAAIPDGKLSRRDRALREAARAIAEEVVRLPRDESSAQASMPIPEANTGPAKDGGETGETGSGMSPFAVASDRPPAPGGERPASAETAAASDPALDGFVANGRSKIKEIDALLAEEGL from the coding sequence ATGCTGAAGCGGCTCGGCGCCATCCTGGCGACATCGGTTCTTGCGGTCCCGCTGGCGATCGGCCTTGCGCGCGCAAGCGAGACGGAAGAGCTCGCACCGTTCAAGATGGTCAGGTCTCTGCAATATGTCCAGGATTCCGTCGTGCTCGGCGACCATTCGGCGATCGAGATGCAGCGCTTCATGCTGAACAAAATCGACAAGCGTCTGCGGGCGGCAGACGAAGCGATCTTTCGCGATCCGCGCAACGTCGATGCGGCGCTTGTCTATGTCATGAGCGGCGGCAATCCGGAAACGCTGGATTATCTGACCGACAGGGATGTCGAGGGCAACTTCGATGCCCGGGTCGCGGAGGCGCTCCGGCAGTATCTGCGCGGCAAGGGGCCGTTGATCGTCGAAAATCTCGCCAAGGCGGCGCCCGAATACAAGAATTCGCGCGTCGGCCCTTACCTATTTCTCATCCTCGGTAACGCCACGTCGCAGCAGGATCCTGTTGCCGCGATGAAATACTACGACTGGGCGCGACTGACGGCGCCCGGCACCATCATAGAGGAGGCGGCGCTTCGCCGCTCCGTGTCTCTCGCGGTGCAGGCAGGCGACCCCGAAAAAGGCTTCCGCTATGCGCTGAACTATGCGCGGCGCTACCTGACGTCGCCCTATGCGAGCCAGTTCGCCGACGTCTTCGTCGAACTGGCGGTCACGCATTTCGACGAGACGGTCGAGAAGAGAGTCGCCGAGATTCTTGCCTTCATGGACCAGTCGCGCCAGCGCGAGGTCTATCTGCGCGTCGCAAGGCGGGCAGCGATCGGCGGCAACCAGACACTGGCGCGCCTGGCGTCCAGCCGGGCCGAAGAGCTCGCTCTGGACGGCGGCGGGCAATCGCAACTGCTGGCGAGCTTCTACGATGGCCTTGCGGCCGTGCCATCCGAGGACGTCTTCACGGCGGCGCAGACGCTGGCGGCGATTCCGGACGGGAAGCTTTCGCGACGCGACCGCGCCCTGAGGGAGGCCGCCCGCGCGATTGCGGAAGAGGTTGTACGACTACCGAGGGATGAAAGCTCCGCGCAAGCGTCCATGCCTATACCGGAGGCCAACACTGGTCCCGCCAAGGATGGCGGCGAAACAGGGGAGACGGGAAGCGGCATGAGCCCCTTTGCCGTGGCGTCCGATCGGCCGCCCGCGCCGGGTGGCGAACGGCCGGCAAGCGCGGAAACCGCTGCGGCGTCCGACCCGGCTCTTGACGGTTTCGTGGCCAATGGGCGCTCGAAGATCAAGGAGATAGATGCGCTCCTTGCGGAGGAAGGACTATGA
- a CDS encoding flagellar hook-length control protein FliK yields MRPLEETFRAPAAAVGARPGSRQGGNEQVAGEPGAFESAVADAGRQKTAAQGAAQGSGESAVDSAAEGTQTAAAEFTIGKPKAGVLIASATITGTGRLSTPSAKGRGEGDADGALAEGQASSELKSVREKGNRQFSAAQADLEAEEASDPDGKAVTGKPKGHMAAQTGAMEYSEAGATPEGDTGSAAPANGPVSDLLSLLGSAPPAAALDTAGGENTSNAARSTGGRVAALAAETADVPADADAAEGSRTGEQGDAGSDRLFRFARADGKGQAVSMSISADGEATAVENGRPTANAKAEAVTVLEARRYLGVAMNTNSAAVTGAIAGDGAWAQALQSSALSTQPEASSLAGKTLNTLKIQMHPIELGTVTATLRLKDDELQVDLKVETGEAFRQLRDDQSEMVKALRAQGFAVDQVNVVFNAGGDASNGSGSQPQTQGQLGQSAGERTGGDSGQGRQRPNGGEAAQAETWWGNDGTDDAAAGVGHSRTGDVYM; encoded by the coding sequence ATGAGGCCACTTGAAGAGACGTTCCGTGCGCCCGCCGCCGCGGTCGGCGCCCGGCCCGGTTCCCGGCAGGGCGGAAACGAGCAGGTTGCTGGAGAGCCCGGCGCCTTCGAGAGCGCGGTCGCCGATGCCGGTCGCCAGAAGACGGCGGCCCAAGGCGCGGCTCAGGGCAGCGGCGAGAGTGCCGTTGATTCTGCCGCGGAGGGCACGCAAACGGCGGCAGCCGAATTTACAATCGGCAAGCCCAAGGCGGGTGTCCTGATCGCGAGCGCCACCATCACCGGGACCGGTCGCCTGTCGACCCCTTCGGCCAAGGGTCGCGGAGAGGGTGATGCGGACGGCGCGCTTGCGGAGGGGCAGGCATCCTCCGAGCTCAAATCTGTTCGGGAGAAGGGAAACCGGCAGTTTTCAGCGGCCCAGGCAGATCTCGAGGCCGAGGAGGCCAGCGATCCGGACGGCAAGGCCGTTACGGGTAAGCCGAAGGGACACATGGCCGCGCAGACCGGCGCAATGGAATACTCTGAGGCGGGGGCGACGCCCGAGGGTGATACGGGTTCGGCTGCGCCGGCAAACGGCCCGGTCAGCGACCTCCTGTCGTTGCTCGGCAGCGCGCCGCCAGCCGCGGCCCTCGACACCGCGGGCGGCGAGAACACCAGTAACGCAGCACGGTCGACGGGCGGCCGCGTCGCCGCCCTGGCCGCCGAAACGGCCGATGTCCCGGCGGACGCCGACGCGGCGGAGGGTTCGCGGACGGGAGAGCAGGGCGATGCCGGATCAGACCGGCTCTTCCGCTTCGCCCGCGCCGACGGCAAGGGACAAGCGGTCTCGATGAGCATTTCGGCGGACGGCGAAGCAACGGCCGTCGAGAACGGCAGGCCTACGGCCAATGCCAAGGCCGAAGCCGTGACCGTCCTCGAAGCGCGCCGTTACCTGGGTGTCGCGATGAATACCAACTCCGCCGCGGTGACGGGTGCGATCGCCGGTGACGGCGCGTGGGCGCAGGCGCTCCAGTCGAGCGCGCTGTCGACCCAGCCGGAGGCATCAAGCCTGGCCGGCAAGACGCTCAATACACTGAAAATACAGATGCACCCGATCGAACTCGGTACGGTCACGGCGACGCTGCGCCTGAAGGACGACGAGCTGCAGGTCGACCTGAAGGTGGAAACGGGCGAGGCGTTCCGGCAACTGCGCGACGACCAGAGCGAGATGGTGAAGGCGTTGCGCGCCCAGGGCTTCGCGGTCGACCAGGTGAACGTCGTGTTCAATGCCGGCGGCGATGCCTCGAACGGCAGCGGTTCGCAGCCGCAGACGCAGGGCCAGCTTGGCCAATCGGCCGGCGAGCGCACCGGTGGAGACAGCGGGCAGGGGCGTCAACGGCCGAACGGCGGCGAGGCGGCGCAGGCCGAGACATGGTGGGGCAATGATGGAACGGACGATGCGGCTGCTGGCGTTGGGCACTCTCGCACTGGTGACGTCTACATGTAG